Sequence from the Methanobacterium alkalithermotolerans genome:
ATTGTAAGGTAACTCATTTGCCGGTGGTTGATTCTCAGAAAAAATTAATTGGCATAGTTACTGCCTGGGATATATCTAAATCTGTGGCCTTAAAATGCAGTACCTTAGAACAGATTATGACCAGGGAAGTGGTGGTTTCATATCCAGATGAACCTATAGAAAAAGCCGCAGCTAAAATGAAAGCACATAATATATCATCCCTCCCGGTGGTGGACTTAGAAAATAAAATTAAAGGCATAGTTACCACCGACCATATCAGTACCCTGATAACCAAATATTAAAGGGTGCTTATAAATTATTTTTTTAAAAAAAAATATAGTTCAGCAGGACAATATATTAATTGTTGAAGTCTTATCGTATAACCATTGTAATTGAAATTCATGTTAATTAAATGGAGGTAAATTAAATGATTTACTTGGATCACTCTGCAACTTCACCGGTAAATCCAGAAGTTTTAAAAGCTATGGAACCCTTTTTTTCCCAGGAATTTGGTAATGCATCCACCTTTTATTCTCTGGGTAGAACCGCCCGGCAGGCTATGGAAGCTGCCCGGGAGAATGTGGCTTCTCTTATTGGGGCCAGTCCTCAGGAAATAATTTTCACCAGTGGTGGTACTGAATCAGATAACATGGCCATTAAGGGGACTGCCTATAAATGGAAAAATAAGGGAAAGCATATCATCACCAGTGCAATTGAGCATCCGGCAGTAGAAGAAACCTGTCGCTACCTGGAAAAACAGGGCTTTGAAGTTACCTATCTTCCTGTTTATGAAGAGGGAATAGTAAGAATAGAGGATGTTCTGGCTGCTATCAGGGAAGATACCATTCTTATTACCATTATGCATGCCAATAATGAAATAGGTACCATCCAGCCTATAGCCGAAATCGGTGAGATTGCCCGAAAAAAAGGAATCATATTCCATAGTGATGCGGTACAAACCGTGGGTAAGATACCGGTGGATGTGAAAAAATTGAATGTTGATTTATTATCCATCTCCGCCCATAAATTATATGGTCCTAAAGGTATCGGGGCCTTATATGTAAAAAAAGGTGTTTTCTTAGAACCCCTGATTCATGGTGGGGGCCATGAAAGGGCGCTCCGGCCTGGTACGGAAAACGTTCCAGGAATTGTAGGCCTGGGTAAGGCCTGTGAAATAGCCCTTAAAAATCTAAAAAAAGATCAAGAATATGTAACCCGACTAAGGAACCAGTTAATTGCAGGAATTTTAGAGAATCTGGAAGAATCATATCTTAATGGTGATCCCGATAAAAGACTGCCTAATAATGCTCATTTACGTTTCAATGGTATTGAAGGCGAGTCACTTGTTTTACACCTTGATGCAAAGGGTATTGCTGCTTCTACCGGTTCTGCCTGTTCTTCCAAGAAACTGGAACCATCCCATGTGCTGATGGCTTTAGGACTGGAAAAAGTGGAGGCCCATGGATCTCTTCGTTTAAGTCTGGGTACTGAAAACACCCCGGAAGATATTGAATATACTATTAAGTCCATTAAAGAGGCAGTTACTACTTTAAGAAACTTATCTCCTCTGTGGAATCAATAATTTAAATGGTGAAAAAAAATGTATACTGAAAAAGTTATGGACCATTTTTCCAATCCCCGTAATGTGGGAGAAATACCTGATGCTGATGGTGAGGGAACCGTAGGTAATCCTACCTGTGGAGATTTAATGACCATCTATATCAAGGTAAAAGACAATGTGATTGAGGATATTAAATTTAAAACCTTTGGTTGTGGAGCAGCCATTGCCACCAGCAGTATGGTAACAGAAATGGCCATGGGAAAAACTATTGAAGAAGCACTAAAAATCACCCGGGACGATGTGGCTGATGCCCTGGAGGGTTTACCTCCGGTTAAAATGCATTGTTCTAATTTAGCAGCCGATGCCCTGGAAGCAGCCATAGAAGATTACAAGAAAAAACAAAAAGAAAAGGAGTAGACAATTCATTAAATATTTAATGAATTCTACTTAATTTTAATTGATTATTACTAAAGTCATAACCTGTTTTTAAATTGATTTCCCATCCCGACAGTAGTATCCCAATGGTTTATTTTCCATCAAGTTATTTTCCTGGAATACCTCACAGTCCATACATTTACACTCTTCATGGTAATATAAATCATCACATGAAGTTTTTCCACTGGCGCAGTATAATCCTGGAACGTCAGATGGTTGAACTGGAATGGCACTATCAATATCTTCTGCCATTTTTTCCTGTATAATTTTCATTTTACCTTTAACACAGGAACTGTCTTTTTGTACTCCACATATTTTGCACAGGCATTTATTCACATTTTCCATATTAAATTCTACTTTCCCCATAATTATCCCCTCCTGATATTTAATAAATATGTTTTAATTAGGTATTAAATTGATTTATTAAAGTGATAAGCAGGTTTTAAAGGTATTTATATATAAAATAAGATTTCAAGGTACCGCAAAATAAAAAAAATAAAGAATTTAATAGTAAAAATAATAAAAAATAATTAAATTTCAAGTTTTTTAATTTCCACCGGCATTTTACTGTTTGTACAGTATTCATAGAGGTGACCACAACCACTGCATCTTATAACTCCCACTGATCCCTGGGGAATGTGTGGAATGTAAAATGCATCTTCACTTGATTCTGGATTCCTTTTATGGGATATATTCTTATCCTGACAACCGCATTCTGGACATTTTTTATTTAGTTCCTCAAATTTCATATAATATGACCCCTTTTTTTTTAGTAAATATCCCGAGGGGAAAAACCCCCCCCCCCCTAATTAGTTCGCTATATGGCGAATTTATTATATTTTAATAAAGGCATTATATAAATTTTTTGGATATGTTCAAAATTAAGATTAATCTAAAAGGACTTTTATTTCATCACCAATTTTTACCTGGCCCCCCCTGATAACTCGGGCAAATATTCCCTCAGTGGGCATCACGCAGTCCCCCACCTGATGATATATGGCACATGGATTGTGACAGATTTTACCCTTCTGAGTAACCTCCAGTATAGCAGTAGCACCTATTTTTAATCTATTCCCAATAGATAGTGCACTTAAATCAATATTTTGCGTGGTTAAATTCTCTCCAAAGTCTCCGGCTTTAACTTCCAGGCCTTTATCTTTCATTTTATCAATGCTCTTTTGGGAGAGTAAAGATACCTGGCGGTGGTAAGTAGTGGAGGCATGGGCATCATTTAAGAGTCCATAATTAT
This genomic interval carries:
- the nifS gene encoding cysteine desulfurase NifS, coding for MYLDHSATSPVNPEVLKAMEPFFSQEFGNASTFYSLGRTARQAMEAARENVASLIGASPQEIIFTSGGTESDNMAIKGTAYKWKNKGKHIITSAIEHPAVEETCRYLEKQGFEVTYLPVYEEGIVRIEDVLAAIREDTILITIMHANNEIGTIQPIAEIGEIARKKGIIFHSDAVQTVGKIPVDVKKLNVDLLSISAHKLYGPKGIGALYVKKGVFLEPLIHGGGHERALRPGTENVPGIVGLGKACEIALKNLKKDQEYVTRLRNQLIAGILENLEESYLNGDPDKRLPNNAHLRFNGIEGESLVLHLDAKGIAASTGSACSSKKLEPSHVLMALGLEKVEAHGSLRLSLGTENTPEDIEYTIKSIKEAVTTLRNLSPLWNQ
- the nifU gene encoding Fe-S cluster assembly scaffold protein NifU, whose translation is MYTEKVMDHFSNPRNVGEIPDADGEGTVGNPTCGDLMTIYIKVKDNVIEDIKFKTFGCGAAIATSSMVTEMAMGKTIEEALKITRDDVADALEGLPPVKMHCSNLAADALEAAIEDYKKKQKEKE
- a CDS encoding DUF2769 domain-containing protein gives rise to the protein MGKVEFNMENVNKCLCKICGVQKDSSCVKGKMKIIQEKMAEDIDSAIPVQPSDVPGLYCASGKTSCDDLYYHEECKCMDCEVFQENNLMENKPLGYYCRDGKSI
- a CDS encoding TIGR04165 family Cys-rich peptide — protein: MKFEELNKKCPECGCQDKNISHKRNPESSEDAFYIPHIPQGSVGVIRCSGCGHLYEYCTNSKMPVEIKKLEI
- a CDS encoding MOSC domain-containing protein is translated as MGHITAVCLSLKKQTRKNNVNKGLLVDNYGLLNDAHASTTYHRQVSLLSQKSIDKMKDKGLEVKAGDFGENLTTQNIDLSALSIGNRLKIGATAILEVTQKGKICHNPCAIYHQVGDCVMPTEGIFARVIRGGQVKIGDEIKVLLD